The Methylocella silvestris BL2 DNA segment CCGGCTTGGGGGCAGAGACGGGCGCGGCAGCCGGCGCCTGCGCGACCGCCATCGGCGCGCCAACCGCATGATAAACGGGAATGATGACGCGCGCGCCGGGCTGCACCTGCGCCGCGTTCGAAAAGCCATTGGCCTTGAGCAGCGCGTCGGTCGGAACGCCGTAGCGGCGGGCGATGAGGTCGGCGCTCTCGCCCTGCGCGATGGAGATCGGCGTGCCTCCCGCAGCCGTCCAGCCGGCGGGGCCCTGTGCGCCATGCGCCGGCAGGGAGGCGACGACGGCGGGGCGCTGCGATGAGGCCGCCGCGAGCGGACGGGACTGCACCGGCGTCACGGGCGCGCCCGGATTGATGCTCGACGTCGGCGCGGGATCGGTCGGCGCCTGCGCCGTCGAAAACGGATTGGAGAAAGGATCGGCCATGCGCTCCGATCCTGCGCAGCCGGCAAGCACGCTGGCGGAGACGCCGATGAGCGCGAACCGGAACGCGAGGCGTGAGCGATAAACCAATGCAATGTGACTCATGACGCAACCCACCGACGCAGCAGCTATGACCGCATTAAGGGCTACGCGAGTTAAGGGAGCGTTTAAGATGAACGCAACTTCAACAAAAAGAGAGAATGATTAAGCTTATCGTCCGGAAGTCTTCGCGCAGCCTCAAAGCGCGCGGGATTTACCGGCAAGGATCGGCTGCATCCGGCACGGGCAGACCGGCGCGACATCGAATCCGCCCCCGCCGTTGCGGGTCACGCGCACAATATGCTGGCGCCGCGGCTCGCCGCGATCGGGGCGCGCCATGACGAGAACGCCGCCGTCCGCCAGAACGCCGAGGAGCGCATCCGGCGGCTCGGCCAGGGCGCCCTGCACAATGATTTTGTCGAAGGGCCCGAATGCAGCGGCGCCAGCGAGGCCGTCGCCCCAGATCACACGCGCATTTTGAACGCCGAGCTGTTCCAGCCGCGCGCCGGCTTCCACCGCGAGGGTCTGAAAGCGCTCGAACGACACGATCCGGCTGGCGATGCGGGCGATCAGCGCGGCGGCGTAGCCGGAGCCGGCGCCGATCTCAAGCACAACACAGCGCGGCGAGAGAGACAGCGCTTCGATCATCCGCGCGCAGAGCCAGGGCTCGGGCAGAGTCTGGCCGCAGCGCAGCGGCAGGGCGAGATTGCGCCGGGCCAGGTCGCGGTAACGGTGCGGCACAAAAGTCTCGCGCGGAACCGTCTCGAGCGCGCGCAAAAGATTGACGTCCTGGATGCCGCGCGCCCGCATCTCGAGAAGAAACGCCGCCTTCGATTGCGGGCGCAGAGCCGGAAATCCGGCGGCGGCGATCGGATCGGGCGGCGCCCCGTCGATTTGGCGCATGCTTCGGGCTCCCCTCTGGCGGAGCCCGGCGCACATCGTCTGGCGTCGAATCGCGGGCGCTTCGCCCGACCGCTCATATCATTCGCGGCCGAATTGGCACAGCCATGCCGCGGATCGCGATTCCGCGAGCGTCAGGCTGGATCTCGACGCTCCCGGCTCTATTTTTGCGGCAATTCGATTTCAGGCGGACTGAAACGCGTCCATCGCCCGCGCCGAATAGATGAGCGCCGCGCCCTCGTTCAGCGCGATCGCGACGCCCAAGGCTTCAACGACTTCTTCTTTCGTGGCCCCGGCCTTGCGCGCGAGGTCGGAATGAAACGCGATACAGCCGTCGCACCGAGTCGTGACCGCCACGGCCAGCGCGATGAGCTCGCGCGTTTTGGCGCCAAGGCCGGCGCCGGCCGGAGCCGCGTCGGAGAGTATTTGGTTTCCCTTCAATATTCCCGGACTGATCTCACCGATCGTCGAGAGAGTTCCCATGAGCTGTTCGCGATAGGCGGCCCAATTCAACATATCCGGCGTCTCCCTTGTTAATTTCTAGTGTCTACCTATTAATAGGTAGTTGCCTTGGAGGCAAGCCTCATCCCAAGAATTATCCGATGACAAAAACGTCAACAGCGACAGCGGCTGGCCTGCGGCCGAAAGCGGCCACAGGCGACACGCGCCAGCGTCTCCTCGTTTGCGGAGAGGCATTGGTTCGCACGCGCGGCTTCAACGGGTTTAGCTATGCCGATCTCGCCTCAGCGGTCGGCGTGCGCACCGCAAGCATTCACTATTATTTTCCGAGCAAGACAGACCTCGGCGTGGCGCTGATCGCGTCATATGACCAAAGATATGACGCCGCGATGGCGCAGATTGTCCGCTCCACCGAGGATGGCGTGCGCCGCATCCGCGCCTATGCTGACCTTTACCTCGACGGGCTGGAGCAAAATCTCGGCTGCCTTTGCGCCATTCTGGCGATAACGCCCGATTTTCTTCCGGTGGAAATGCGCGACGCCGTCGGGCGCTTCTTCAAAAAGCATTTCCATTGGCTGGAACAGATGATTGAGGAAGGCCGGGCCAATGGATCTATTCGGGCCGACGCCGATCCGCAGCGCCAGGCGCGCATAATCATCGCCCTGCTCGAAGGCGCATTGTTGATGGAGCGCATGCTCGACGGCGAGAAAGGATTTCGCAGCGTCGTCGCGGCGATGGAGAGCCAGCTTCGTCCGCGCTGATCCCCGTAGGGTCAGCTCAAGGCATCGCGCGGCGCAAAGAAGCGGCGCGACAAATGAATTTAGAGCAACGCCTGCGCGTAGCGAGTCAGCGTCGGCGTGTCGGTGATATCGAGGCGCAGCGGCGTCACCGAAATGCGGTTGTGCGCGAGCGCCTCGACGTCGGTTCCCTTCCCCGGCTCCGAAAAAGGACGATCAAAGGCGATCCAGTAATAGGGGTTGCCGCGGCCGTCCGAGCGCGCGTCGACATTGACGAGATAGCCGCGCCGGCCCTGCGCCGTCACCGCGACGCCCTCGACCGCATCTGGCGGACAATCGGGGAAATTGACGTTGACCACGGTGTTCGCAGGAACGCCCGTCGCCAGGATTTTCTCGATGAGGCCCGGCGCATGAGCCTGCGCGCAGCTCCAGAAGGCCTTCTCGCGGCCCGCGCGGCCATAGGCCTGCGACAGGGCGATCGCCGGAATGCCGAGAATGGCGCCTTCCATGGCGCCCGCCACCGTTCCCGAATAGATCACGTCCTCGGCGACATTCTGCCCGGAATTGACGCCGGAGAGCACGACGTCGGGCTCGCGCCCGTCAAGAATGCGGCGCACCCCCATGATGACGCAATCGGTGGGCGTTCCCTTCACGGCGTAGCGCCGCTCGGAGATCCTGCGCAGCCGCAGCGGATCGTTCAGCGATAGCGAATGGGCGACGCCGGACTGATCGCTTTCGGGCGCGACGACATAAACATCATCCGAGAGCGCTGCGGCGATCTCCTCCAGCACGCGAAGCCCGGGCGCATGGACGCCGTCGTCATTGGTCACGAGAATGCGCATCAATTCGCTCCTGTAACCGCCGGCGGCATGACGCCAACGCCGCGCCGAAGCGGTCCGGCCGGCCATGTGTCAATCGAAAGCGTTAAAGGACGGGGGAGCCGATCGCGTCCGCTCTATAGGAGCAGGAAGGCTCGCGCGTCAAACGGAATGAGGGCTGGTCCTGCGGCCCGATCGCCGCAGCCTTACGCCGCGGCCGGCTATTTCGCGCAGGCGGATTCGGTTATGATGTCGAGGCTTGAGAGCTCGCCCGAGAGGATAAAATCGCCATAATCGAGCTTGAGCGCCCGCGATATTCCGTTCTGATATAGGTCAAAAGCAAGAATATAGCTTGGGCTTTCATCCTTTTTGCCCGTTTCGAAATAGCTGATCGAAACCGGCCATCGCGTCATCCCGGCAAGTTCGCCAATCTGCGCCGCCTTTTCCGGAACCGGCGTATTGATTGGACGGCCGATATAGGTCGTCGTCTCGAAGAGCTTTTCACCGGTGTCCGAACCGTCGAAGACTTTGAGTTCGAGAAGATTCTTTCCGGCTTCTGCCGCGGCGATGATGCGCTTCAGGTGCTCGGTTGGAAAGACCACGTCGTCGCCGAGTTCGAGCTTGCTGCGCTTCGGCTTGGCGAGATTGACGAGCAGCGGACCGCGGCCGGCCTTCACCGCCTTGCCGTCGATCGATTCGGCAAGGCCATTGTCGACGCGAGTCTGCATCTTGAAATCGAACGTCTTGCCGTCCGAATCCTCGAAGGTCGCCGAAAGCATATCCGAGACGCGGGTCGGACCTTCGGCCGGCTGCAATTCGGTCATCTGCCGGAAGTTCTGCACATAGCCTTCGCAAGGAGAGCCGGTGAAATCAAACGCAATGCGGCCATGCGCGGCGGTCGGGCTCTTGGCGCCGACGGATTTTGAAAGGCTCAACTCATAGACGGCGCGATGCGGCGTCAGCGAGATGGCGGCTGCTGGATCGGCGTCCTTCAGCTGATCCATCTTGACGTGATCGGGCTTGATCTGATCCGGCGCCGTTCGGCCGGCCTCGGCGCGGACAACGGCCCCGCCAGCGACTAGACAAATAAACGCGCCGGAAATCAGGAGCCGTGCATGTGAGTAAGACATGTTCGTTGATCCTTGATGATGGCGACGGCCAAACGGTTCCCTCCCCAGGAAACGAATCTTGCCAAGGCGTGCAGCCTAAGGTGATTGGACGGCGCTTGCAACTTATACAGGCCGATGGCGCGCTGGGCAGGCCCTCGCGCGCAGCGCCGGCCGGGGTTTTACTGCTCTGCGTCCGGGGCGGAGCGCCCATAATGTCACGGATGGCGCGATGTTTGCTTGGCGTTTCTTGAATGAACGGTGGACATCTTCGAGAGGCCGTGTCCCGCGGCTTTGAACGCGAATCGATCCGCGGCGTTACAATGCTGGCGCCGGAAGGCTGCCCCAAACTGGCAAAATTGGTCGCGCTTCGTTAAATTTCCCTTACAGAGAGCCGCTATTTGAACGATTCATCTGGCAATTAACCAAGCCCGGCGATTTGCCGGTCGGGAGGCTTGCGAGCAAAGCAAAAGGATTGCGCGACCGCTAACGAAGATTTCACGCCAGGCTCACACAATAAGCGAGTTGCGCCCAATCCTCTCCGCGGAGCGGCGGGGCTGTCATTGTCAGGGTGCTCGAACTGTTGTATTTATCATCGGCGAATGACCTCAATCTTTGAGGCGCAAGGGCTATCTGATGCTGTATGGAACTTTCATCTACTTCAGAGATTCTATTCGGCGGTTCCCGGCTCTACATCGATTGGTTTGGCGGACGCGCAAGGCCATCTGGGCGTTGCAGAATATCGGACAGCCAAAACGGCCGATCGTCGACGCCGGCCCGGTCGTGATCGAAGCCATTCGCACTGGGCGGCCAATGGCCGCAGGAAAAATCGGCTTCACGGAATTGCTGGGCGTCCGGCATTACGTCAAGCGCAGGGAAGCGCGCGCGAAGCGGCAACCCTTGCCGCCCTATCCCCCCTATGCGGCGGATACGCTGTTCATCAATTCGGGCGTGTTTCCAAAGACCGACGAATTCTACGACCGCTTCGGCGCCTTCTTCATCGAAGCTATCGCTAATATGGACGTCTTGGCGTCCTGGGGCCTCGCCGGAGAAGCCAACATCTTCAACACGGTCGCGCCCGAGGCGACTCTTGTGACGCGGATGAGCCTTGAGCCCTATCTGCAGTCTGCTCCCTGGACGGCGGCTCTCGAAGGCAAGCGGGTCCTGATCGTCTCGCCCTTCATCGACACGATTTCGCAGCAATACCAGCGTCGTGAGGAGATCTGGGAGGACAAGAGCATCCTGCCCGCCTTCACCATGCTCTCGCTCCGGGCCCCGTTCAGCGCAGGGTTGGTCCCGCCGAAACAACCGGACTGGATCGCCGCGGTCGAGGAGCTGAAGGCGCAGATGGACGCGATCGATTTCGACGTCGCGCTGATCGGAGCCGGCGCTTTTTCGTTGCCGCTCGCGACCCACGCCAAGAAGCGCGGCGGCGTCGGCATTCATATGGGCGGATCGCTGCAGCTGCTGTTCGGCGTCTATGGCAACAGGTGGAAAGAAGACAAGGAATTCCAGCGCTTCTTCAACGACAGCTGGGTGCGGCCGAGCGCCGCCGAAACGCCCGAAGAAGTCCATAAGAACGAGAACGCCTGCTACTGGTAGGCGGACCGAAGAAATCGCCAGCAGTGCGAGGCGTTGACGAAAGCTGAAATTTTCGTCTCCGGGCGCTACTGGCCGGCGCCAATATGCTCTATATGCTCCGCAAAACAAACGGAGCCTGAGCATGAGCAAGACGGAAGCAAAACTGGCGGCGCTTGGCGTTACTCTGCCGACCCCGGCCGCGCCGGTCGCCAATTACCTCGGCTATGTGGCGACAGGCTCGCTGCTCGTCATTTCCGGTCAACTGCCCTTTGGCGCCGACGGCAAGATCGATCCCGCGCATGCGGGCAAGATCGGCGCGGAAGTCTCGGCTGAGGCGGCCAAGGCGGCGGCGCGGCTCTGCGTCATCAATGTTCTGGCTCAGGCCAGGGCCGCCCTCGGCGATCTCGACCGGATCGTGCGGTGCGTGCGGCTCGGCGGTTTCATGAACGCCGGCCCCGGCTATTTCAATCTGCCGCCTGTGATGAACGGCGCATCCAATTTCATCGTCGAGGTTTTGGGTGAGGCCGGACGCCACGCGCGCTCAACCGTCGGCGTCGCCGAACTACCGCTGAACAGCGCGGTCGAAGTCGAGGCCATGTTCGAATTTTCGGCCTGACGGCGAGCGATGAAACGCCACCGCGCGACGGTAGACGCTCCGGCCTGGCTGACGGCGCGCCCGATCGCCCATCGCGGGCTGCACTGCATCGCGCGCGGCGTCGTCGAAAACAGCATCGCCGCGGCGGAAGCGGCGATCGCTAAAGCCTACGCCATCGAATGCGACCTCGAACTGGCGGGCGATGGCGAAGCTGTGGTGTTTCACGACGAAACGCTGGACCGGCTAACCCATGCCGAGGGCCGCGTCGCTCAGTTCTCCAGCGCCGAACTCGAAACTGTGGGTTTTCGCGGCGCCGACGCCCATATCAAAACCCTGCGCGCCTTCCTCGCCGCGGTCGCCGGCCGGACGCCCCTCATCATCGAAATCAAGAGCCGCTTCGACAGCGATTTCCGCCTCGCCGAACGCGCGCTCGAAGCGTTGTCCTCCTACGCCGGACCCGCCGCGCTGAAAAGCTTCGATCCCGTTATCGTCGCCTTCCTGCGGGCGCGCCGGCCGGGACGGCCGGTCGGCCTGATCGCCGAGGCGCATTTTACGGCCGCCGACTGGCCGCGTCTTTCGGTCAAGCAGCGCGTCGGCCTGGAAGCGTTCACGGATTTCGCGCTGGCGCGGCCGGATTTTCTCTCCTGGAATGTCGCCGATCTGCCGCATGCGGCGCCGCAACTCTGCCGCCACAGCCTTGGGCTTCCCGTCATGACCTGGACAGTTCGGACGGACGAAGAACGGCGCCGGGCCGCCCATTTCGCCGACCAGATCATCTTTGAAGGCTTTGAGCCATAAAATCATCCGGCTCCAACGAGCGGATTTGTCAGCGCGCCTTTGCGTATCCGAGATGAAACTGACATCGCCTGGAGCGACACTGTTTACTGCCGAGATCTCGTTGTTCGCACCGCGCGCGGCTACTGTATTCTTTCATGCATAGCTAAAAGCGCGTGAACAATAAATTCCAAAGAAAAGCTAGCTGAAAAAACATTTATGAGTTGTTATAGCAACTCCAAAGGATAGAGTCGTATAGTGGCGTTATCTGCATTCAACAATGATATTCGTGAATTCGGGGAGAGGTAATGAAATTCAGCAAAAGCGGCCTTGCAAAAATGGCCGGCCCAGCGAGTTTATCTGTGCTGATTTGCGGACTTGCCTCGCAAGTCCAGGCGCAGGCGGTGTCGTCGTCGCGCGTGCAGCCCCTTTCCGGCAACCCCAATGGCGTCATCGATTTCGCCAACGCAAAGCCAATGCCGCTTCCTCGTATCGACAAGGCCCCCGCGCCAGGAGCGCCGCGCGCTCCCTCCGCGGCAAAAAAATCATCGGTTGGCGTGGTTCCCGGCTCTGATTCGGGGGACGGCCAGACGAGCCCAATTCAGCTCGCGCCGGCGAAATCTTCGCTGAAGGCTGTAACGCCTTCGCTTGGCGTGACGCAGGCGAATGGAGTGACGTCGCAGGCGAATGGACAGGCCGCTCCCTATCACCCTTACACGATCGCCCAGGCGAGCGCGCTCAAGGACAAAACGCAGAATTCCTTTCCCTATCGCGCAGCAGGGAAGCTGTTCTTCCTGGACAATGGCCAAACCTTTGTCTGCTCGGCGTCGCTCATCAAGTCCGGACTTCTTGTCACCGCTGCGCATTGCGTGGCAAATTTCGGCACGGGCCAATATTATTCCGACTGGGTCTATGTCCCGGCCTACGATAATGGCAAGGCGCCTTATGGGAAATGGAAAGGCGTTCAGGCTTTCGCGCTGCCAAGCTATGTGAATGGGAGCGATTCCTGCGCCACTCCCGGCGTCGTCTGCGAAAATGACGTCGCGGTCATCACCCTCTACAAAGGCCGGTCGCTGCCGGGCAAGCGGACAGGCTGGCTCGGCTACGCATATGGCGGATTTGGCGTAAACCCATCAGGCCAGGCGCACATCACGCAGCTCGGATATCCCGTCGGCCTCGACAAAGGCGCTGTCATGGAGCGTGGCGATTCGCAAAGCTACATTGATCCGGCTAACTCCAACAACACGATCATCGGATCCAACATGGACGGCGGCTCCAGCGGCGGTCCTTGGATCCTCAATTTCGGCATCGGCCCAACGTTTACGGGCGAAGACGCCGGCGTCGATCCAGATCCCAACACCGTCGTCGGCGTGACCAGTTGGGGCTACACCGTCACCTCTCCCAAGGAGCAGGGAGCGTCGCCCTTCACGAGCAATAATATCGTCAACCTTGTCAACGCCGCTTGCGCCGCCTCGCCGTTGGTGTGCTAGAGCATCTACCGCAAAAGTCGCAGACTCTTGCGATGGGAAGATATGTTATTTCAAACGGATAAGGCGTTTCACGATTCCACAGATCGTAAAACGCTCCAGGCAAAAATAAAGGGCGCCGCTTTATTTTAAGCGGCGCCCTGGATTTCCCGGCCGGCGCATTTAATTGCCGCCGGCCGCTTGTAAATTTGATGATCGCGTAAAGCCCCGCTTCGCCGACGCCAGAGGCGATCTACCCGTCGACCTTCGCAGCCGCCGGCTTGTTTGCGGCGCTGCGGTCGACGCGGGTGTAGAGCGTATAGGCCGGGTCGAAGATGAATTTGACCAACAGGCCAGCCCAGGATTTATGCGTCTTCAGCCCATCGTAGAATTCAGGCGCCATGCGCTTCAGCTCCGGCAGCCGCCGCCACGGAATGTCGGGAAAATCATGATGCTCATTGTGATAGCCGATGTTCAGCGCGACGAAATTGAGCGGGCCGTAATAATCGAACGTCTCCTGAGCCGGATCATTGGTGAAATGCTCCTGCACCCAGCGCGCGCCGAGCGGATGCAGGCCGCCGACCGAGAACCAGAATGAGGCGAGGAGATACACCAGCGCGTTCGGCCCGAACGCCAGCAAGATCGCGACGTCGAACAGGATGACGCAGGCGGCGTTGATGAAAGTCCAGCGTCCCCACATCGGCACCGTGCCCCGCAGCCGCCCGAGCCGGGCGAGCTGGAAGGCCGCGAAGAAGAACATCCACGCCGCCTTGCCGTACCAGCTGTGGCCAAACGTGCGCGCTTCCCAATGGCTCGGCAGATCGGCGTCGTAATCGTAGTCGCCGAGATGGGAGTGATGCTTGATGTGATAATAGCGAAAGCCCATCGCGGTCGGCACGCCATTGGGAAGATCGGCGAGAATGCCGGCCCATTTGTTCCACACCGGCCCCTTGAAGATGGCGTTGTGGCAGGCGTCATGGATAACGACGAACATCGCGTGATTGGCGAAGGCGCCGACGCAGAAGGCGACGATGAGCGCCAGCCACCAATAGCCGATGCCGAGCGAGCCCATGAAGGCTGCGATCGCGACCTGCAGGGCCACGACGCAGAGGGTGATGACCGCCGTCAGCGGGTCATAGCCGACAAGCTGCGCGACCTCGGGATGGGCCGCGAGGATCGCGCGCCGCCGGATCGGATGGGGACGCGGCTCAGCGGTTTTGAGAAAACCGTCCGCGGCAGGCGCTGCAGCGTCGACGCCGACGCCTCGGAACTCTGATGCGTGCAGGTTCATTTTTGTCTCCTGAAGATGGATCGCGCCAAGATTAGAGCGAGCCGCTTCATGTCGATCTGATCCAGCTCATATCATACTTCAAATCATGCGACAGTCTTGCGCCATTTCGTGCGGCGGCGTGATCGGCGAACACTTGGAATAACTCTAGTTCGCCGGCAAGTTGCGCGCCTTCCCGAGGGATATAGACGGCCCGCGTCAGGCGGCGAGACTTTTCTCGTAAATCCGGTGCACCTTGTCGATGCGCGCGCCGGCAAGTTCGATCGGCCGGCGCATGCCCATATTGTCTTCAAGCACCCAGCCGAATTCGACGTTCGAATAGGAGCTGTCGGCGCTACGGCGCCTGATTTCCTCGATGAAGGCGAGGATGACCGCGCCGCCCACGGCTTTGCGCTGCAGCGCCCGGCGCACGCCAAACAGCAGCAGCCGTCCCGACGTGAATTTATGCTTCCTGATGCGCGAAATGACTTTCGGCAATCCGAACGGAAACAGACGTCCGCCGAGGTCGGCGGTGATTTCATGCAGATTGGGCAGCACCACCGCAAAGGCCTGGGGCACGCCGTCGAGCTCGATCATGACGCCGCCTTCAGGCGGCATGATATAGCGCAGGCTTTCGGCGCTCGACATGAATTCTTCCAAGGTGAACGGAACAAAACCCCAATTGTCCGCCCAGGCGTCGTTGAAGATATCGATGATGATCTTGGCCTCTTCCGCCATATCGTTGAGGCGGAGCTCGCGGATCTTCAGCCGGTCGCGCCATTCCGGCCGCGTGATCACGCTCGGGCGCGCCTCACGGTCCTTTTGCGTGACGTCGTAACGGTAGGAGATCAGATCGCGCGCCTTGACATAGCCGAGCCGCTCGAGCGCCGCGACGAGATAGGGCGGGTTCCAGGTCATGAAGACCATCGGCTGAGAGTTAAATCCCTCAACGAGCAGCCCGAGTTCCCCATTGATCGACGGCGAGAACGGTCCGTAGATCAGTTTTTCGCCGCGACCCTGCAACCAGCCTTCGGCGGTTTGCGTCAGGGCCGCGACGACTTCATCATCGTCGATGGCGTCGAGGCAGCCGAATTGCGCCCGCGACGCCCCGAGCGGCGCGGGAACCTCCGGCTTGTAGATCTGCGCCATGATGCGGCCGACCGGCTTGCCATCCTTCAGCGCGAGCCAGCCCTGCCAGTCGACCAGCTTGAAATGCGGGTTGAGCCGCGCGCCATACAGGGTCCAGCGCTCGGCGTCGAGCGGGGGCGCAAAACCCTCCATGCCCTTGTAAAGCTGGCGCGGCAGGCGGCAAAAGCTCAGAAAATTCTTCACGCCGTCGGCCACAACGATTTCGACCGCGCCCGTCTTTGCGGCTTGGGATCTAGCGTCCAAAAGAGAAGCGCTCCTACGCGATTTCGCGATTCTCCGGCCGGGATTCGGGAACAATCCCCGCCCCAGGAGCGGACCGGCGCGCAAGGTGTCAGCTGGGCGCGAAGGCGTCAAGCGCGGCCAAAATGCGTCAGGTTGCGCTCACGGCTTCGACGGCCTGAACCGCCGCCGCGATCGACGGGCGTTTGGCGAGGAGATCGATCACCGCCTTGATCTCTTCCTGCGTATGCGAGGCGGAGATGAAGAAGCGCAGCCGCGGCTGGTCCTTTGGCACGCCGATCTGGATGATTGGCGGCACATAGAAACCATTTTCCATCAAATGGCGTGACGCGTCGAGGGTCTCGAGGCTGTCGGCGAACAGGATCGGAACGACGCCGCGTCCGATCGCGGGGCCGGTGTCGAGCCCGGCCTCATGCGCCAGCGTGACGAACAGTTCGGCGTTGGCGCGCAGACGCTCGATGCGCCAGTGTTCCTCCTGCATCAGCCGGAGAGCGGCGGCGGCGGCGGCGGAGATCACCGGCGACAGGCCGACCGAATAGACAAAGCCCGGCAATGTGTAGCGCATCCAGTCGATCACGGCGGATTTGCCGGCGATGAAGCCGCCGCAGGACGCAAGCGCTTTAGATAGCGTGCCGACCATCAGATCGACCCGCTTCGGATCGACGCCGCAATGCTCGCAAAGGCCGCGGCCCTCCTCGCCGAGAACGCCGAGCGAATGCGCCTCGTCGATCATCAGCCAGGCGTTGTGCTGTTCCTTGATCTCGACAAGGCGCGGCAGGTCGGCGATGTCGCCGTCCATGCTGTAAAGGCCCTCGACGACGATCATCACATTGCGATAGCGATCGCGGCGTTCGCGCAGCAGGAAATCGAGATGATCGAAATCATTGTGCCGGAACATAATGGTTTCGGCGACGGCGCTTTTGGCCCCGCTGACAATGCTATTATGCGACAGTTCGTCGATGAACAGAGCGTCGCGCGAGCCGAGCAGGTGTGAAATTGTCGTCACATTGGCGAGATAGCCTGACACGAGAGTGACGGCTGATTCCGCGCCGATGAATTTGGCGATGTCGTCTTCCAGAATATGGTGCAGCGAACGCTGGCCGCCGACGAGGCGGGACGCGAGCGCGCCGACGCCGAATGTGTCGAGCGCCGCCGCCGCAGCGCTTTTCACCGCAGGATGAGTGGAGAGGCCAAGGTAGTCATAATTGGCGAAACTCGTGAAGCGTCGGCCGCTTGCCGCTGCTTCCTGGCGCAGACTGTCGATCGGAGCGAAAAAGGGGTCGCCGCTTTCGAGGTACGCCTTGCCGGCGAGACGAAAGCGCCGCGTCGCGTGATCTTCGAGGCTGTTGAACTTGGTCACTTAGCTCGGATGTCCAATGGTTCAAGGAAAGGTTTTTCGTCGCCGCGGCGCGCCGGTTGAAAATTTCAATCGGATCGCCATGATGAACGCGAGCAATAGCATCGAGTTTTCAAGGCGGCAAAAGCCAAACTGTAACCTTGCCGCGCCCTCGCCGCGTAAACATCTATAAACATATATTTTTCAAAATGTTAACAAGCTTCTCAATTCAAGTTACAAATCGTAACAGAAGCCTT contains these protein-coding regions:
- a CDS encoding aminotransferase class I/II-fold pyridoxal phosphate-dependent enzyme, coding for MTKFNSLEDHATRRFRLAGKAYLESGDPFFAPIDSLRQEAAASGRRFTSFANYDYLGLSTHPAVKSAAAAALDTFGVGALASRLVGGQRSLHHILEDDIAKFIGAESAVTLVSGYLANVTTISHLLGSRDALFIDELSHNSIVSGAKSAVAETIMFRHNDFDHLDFLLRERRDRYRNVMIVVEGLYSMDGDIADLPRLVEIKEQHNAWLMIDEAHSLGVLGEEGRGLCEHCGVDPKRVDLMVGTLSKALASCGGFIAGKSAVIDWMRYTLPGFVYSVGLSPVISAAAAAALRLMQEEHWRIERLRANAELFVTLAHEAGLDTGPAIGRGVVPILFADSLETLDASRHLMENGFYVPPIIQIGVPKDQPRLRFFISASHTQEEIKAVIDLLAKRPSIAAAVQAVEAVSAT